One genomic region from Pyxicephalus adspersus chromosome 1, UCB_Pads_2.0, whole genome shotgun sequence encodes:
- the TXNL4B gene encoding thioredoxin-like protein 4B isoform X1 has product MWCLRFIGTMSFLLPKLSTKKDVDQAIKTTAEVVLVLRFGRDDDFVCLQLDDILSKTSHDLSKMAKIYLVDVDKVPVYRQYFDISFIPSTVFFFNGQHMKVDYGSPDHTKFVGSFKTKQDFIDLIEVIYRGAMRGKLIVQSPIDPKNIPKYDLLYQGV; this is encoded by the exons ATGTGGTGTCTTCGCTTCATAG GCACCATGAGTTTTCTGCTGCCAAAACTGAGCACTAAAAAAGATGTGGATCAAGCAATTAAAACCACAGCGGAGGTGGTCTTGGTTCTCCGATTTGGAAGAGATGATGATTTTGTTTGCTTGCAGCTGGATGATATA CTTTCAAAGACGTCACATGATCTGagtaaaatggcaaaaatttACCTTGTTGATGTGGATAAAGTTCCAGTCTACCGCCAGTATTTTGATATCAGTTTTATCCCCTctactgtatttttctttaatggaCAGCACATGAAAGTGGATTATGG ATCTCCAGACCACACAAAGTTTGTGGGAAGCTTTAAGACAAAGCAAGACTTTATTGATCTCATTGAAGTGATCTACAGGGGAGCAATGCGTGGAAAGCTGATTGTACAGAGTCCTATTGACCCCAAGAACATTCCAAAGTATGATCTTCTCTATCAAGGAGTTTAA
- the LOC140333354 gene encoding putative protein ARB2BP isoform X1, whose translation MTGGQKRMNSSQSGFILKSVGTNEKEEMEGLMKFKGKVEIPQHFEDLQYYFNERGELRHMVTNTPFLYNYYKNEYDRNHKRYKIIGDMITLHVYELIEKDCNLQRITIPIDANEDEPRSFFFMNKDMMSTQTNLFVLLQDSGVIRAGQWGQKVIFHHSLNKGTQIPYIKAALRDNGSVVVLNPNDNFVEMKEEPHTLVKTEDESCPIDSTDNVGPTSPKQKIVVSKRCCRSPEEHTNYVWDNFISKSAARNIFFIAHGYGGLVFMDLLCKKSKEIMSKVSAVAFIDSKHHAQHQAIMDPEIQAWMRSHCRSWVLSAKPLDRPTGSLRKLDCPKVSAGTENHDLAPSVAFQSVFRFLSRTSKSRRSSIPPAHTMITRSSTRSK comes from the exons ATGACAGGAGGTCAAAAAAGAATgaatagcagccaatcaggattCATCCTTAAGTCTGTGGGAACAAATGAGAAAG AGGAAATGGAAGGATTGAtgaaatttaaaggaaaagtgGAAATCCCACAGCATTTTGAAGACCTCCAGTATTATTTCAATGAGCGAGGAGAGTTGAGACACATGGTTACCAATACACCCTTTCTGTATAactattacaaaaatgaatacGATAGGAACCACAAACGTTATAAAATTATTGGGGATATGATTACACTTCATGTTTATGAGCTGATTGAAAAAGACTGCAATCTTCAAAGGATTACCATTCCAATTGATGCTAATGAAGATGAACCAAGATCTTTTTTCTTCATGAATAAAGATATGATGAGTACACAGACAAACCTTTTTGTTCTGCTTCAAGACAGTGGGGTGATCAGAGCTGGTCAGTGGGgacaaaaagtaattttccatCACTCCCTGAACAAAGGCACCCAGATCCCATATATTAAGGCTGCATTAAGGGACAATGGGTCTGTAGTTGTATTAAATCCAAATGACAATTTTGTGGAGATGAAAGAAGAACCACACACACTGGTCAAAACAGAAGACGAGTCCTGCCCTATAGATTCTACGGATAATGTTGGGCCTAcctcaccaaaacaaaaaatagttgtTTCCAAAAGGTGTTGCCGCTCACCAGAAGAACACACCAATTATGTTTGGGACAACTTTATTTCAAAGAGTGctgcaagaaatatattttttattgcacatggcTATGGTGGGTTAGTGTTTATGGATTTGCTTTGTAAGAAAAGTAAGGAGATAATGAGCAAAGTGAGTGCTGTAGCATTTATAGACTCAAAACACCATGCTCAGCATCAGGCAATAATGGACCCAGAAATCCAGGCCTGGATGCGTTCACATTGCAGGAGCTGGGTATTGAGTGCAAAACCTTTAGACCGACCCACTGGGTCCTTAAGGAAACTAGATTGCCCAAAAGTGTCTGCAGGCACAGAGAACCACGACCTGGCACCTTCTGTTGCTTTCCAGTCTGTTTTTCGATTTCTTAGCAGAACTTCAAAAAGTCGCAGAAGTTCAATTCCACCTGCACATACAATGATAACTCGAAGTTCTACCAGGAGTAAATAA
- the LOC140333354 gene encoding putative protein ARB2BP isoform X2 codes for MEGLMKFKGKVEIPQHFEDLQYYFNERGELRHMVTNTPFLYNYYKNEYDRNHKRYKIIGDMITLHVYELIEKDCNLQRITIPIDANEDEPRSFFFMNKDMMSTQTNLFVLLQDSGVIRAGQWGQKVIFHHSLNKGTQIPYIKAALRDNGSVVVLNPNDNFVEMKEEPHTLVKTEDESCPIDSTDNVGPTSPKQKIVVSKRCCRSPEEHTNYVWDNFISKSAARNIFFIAHGYGGLVFMDLLCKKSKEIMSKVSAVAFIDSKHHAQHQAIMDPEIQAWMRSHCRSWVLSAKPLDRPTGSLRKLDCPKVSAGTENHDLAPSVAFQSVFRFLSRTSKSRRSSIPPAHTMITRSSTRSK; via the coding sequence ATGGAAGGATTGAtgaaatttaaaggaaaagtgGAAATCCCACAGCATTTTGAAGACCTCCAGTATTATTTCAATGAGCGAGGAGAGTTGAGACACATGGTTACCAATACACCCTTTCTGTATAactattacaaaaatgaatacGATAGGAACCACAAACGTTATAAAATTATTGGGGATATGATTACACTTCATGTTTATGAGCTGATTGAAAAAGACTGCAATCTTCAAAGGATTACCATTCCAATTGATGCTAATGAAGATGAACCAAGATCTTTTTTCTTCATGAATAAAGATATGATGAGTACACAGACAAACCTTTTTGTTCTGCTTCAAGACAGTGGGGTGATCAGAGCTGGTCAGTGGGgacaaaaagtaattttccatCACTCCCTGAACAAAGGCACCCAGATCCCATATATTAAGGCTGCATTAAGGGACAATGGGTCTGTAGTTGTATTAAATCCAAATGACAATTTTGTGGAGATGAAAGAAGAACCACACACACTGGTCAAAACAGAAGACGAGTCCTGCCCTATAGATTCTACGGATAATGTTGGGCCTAcctcaccaaaacaaaaaatagttgtTTCCAAAAGGTGTTGCCGCTCACCAGAAGAACACACCAATTATGTTTGGGACAACTTTATTTCAAAGAGTGctgcaagaaatatattttttattgcacatggcTATGGTGGGTTAGTGTTTATGGATTTGCTTTGTAAGAAAAGTAAGGAGATAATGAGCAAAGTGAGTGCTGTAGCATTTATAGACTCAAAACACCATGCTCAGCATCAGGCAATAATGGACCCAGAAATCCAGGCCTGGATGCGTTCACATTGCAGGAGCTGGGTATTGAGTGCAAAACCTTTAGACCGACCCACTGGGTCCTTAAGGAAACTAGATTGCCCAAAAGTGTCTGCAGGCACAGAGAACCACGACCTGGCACCTTCTGTTGCTTTCCAGTCTGTTTTTCGATTTCTTAGCAGAACTTCAAAAAGTCGCAGAAGTTCAATTCCACCTGCACATACAATGATAACTCGAAGTTCTACCAGGAGTAAATAA
- the TXNL4B gene encoding thioredoxin-like protein 4B isoform X2 → MSFLLPKLSTKKDVDQAIKTTAEVVLVLRFGRDDDFVCLQLDDILSKTSHDLSKMAKIYLVDVDKVPVYRQYFDISFIPSTVFFFNGQHMKVDYGSPDHTKFVGSFKTKQDFIDLIEVIYRGAMRGKLIVQSPIDPKNIPKYDLLYQGV, encoded by the exons ATGAGTTTTCTGCTGCCAAAACTGAGCACTAAAAAAGATGTGGATCAAGCAATTAAAACCACAGCGGAGGTGGTCTTGGTTCTCCGATTTGGAAGAGATGATGATTTTGTTTGCTTGCAGCTGGATGATATA CTTTCAAAGACGTCACATGATCTGagtaaaatggcaaaaatttACCTTGTTGATGTGGATAAAGTTCCAGTCTACCGCCAGTATTTTGATATCAGTTTTATCCCCTctactgtatttttctttaatggaCAGCACATGAAAGTGGATTATGG ATCTCCAGACCACACAAAGTTTGTGGGAAGCTTTAAGACAAAGCAAGACTTTATTGATCTCATTGAAGTGATCTACAGGGGAGCAATGCGTGGAAAGCTGATTGTACAGAGTCCTATTGACCCCAAGAACATTCCAAAGTATGATCTTCTCTATCAAGGAGTTTAA